From a single Gracilimonas sp. genomic region:
- the recG gene encoding ATP-dependent DNA helicase RecG, producing MKLTDLSNLSTKRLDALSAEGIRSVKDLLNFFPRRYLDRSNTQKIKHLAGSGEEITVAGKVTDINMAGYGKKKRLEVTINDGSGDVKGVWFRGVGYFRKYFKEGDFVAFYGAAKRYGQSISIAHPEVDKISSDDDLDSFSRIFPIYPGSKALSKARITSKLVQSWMEQILNKVTPDEFLPESLIAEMKFPQRPEAYRMIHFPETHNEYKNALNRFKFEELFLFELSMEKINYTVKERANGHLFNETGTYTSRYFNELLPFELTDGQKTSLAEIKKDVRSGKQMNRLIQGDVGAGKTIVAIGAMLMALDNGFQAAFLAPTEILAEQHYRTLREHLKELDVNVRLLIGSQKKALRTDILTDIEGGNCNIVVGTHAIIQETVRFHNLGLAVIDEQHRFGVKQRSDLLNKGSHPHMLVMSATPIPRSLAMTVYADLDVSVIKDLPAGRKPIKTAIRSHKKRDDVYSFVQQEVADGGQVYVVYPLVEESEALDLKDATAGFEKLKKQFPDFNVGLIHGRMKTDEKDETMKAFIHNEIQILVSTTVIEVGVDVPNASIMIIEHAERFGLSQLHQLRGRIGRGERQSYCILMPDVKVSKAGAFRLKTMEETNDGFRIAEADLKLRGPGDFLGTKQSGLPDFKFADIVEDQFLLAQAKEQAKELLGSDPNLKTPENTDLGKVFAPYFKEKVQFYGMG from the coding sequence TTGAAGCTAACCGACTTATCTAACCTGAGTACTAAAAGACTGGATGCTTTAAGCGCTGAGGGCATCCGCTCTGTAAAGGACTTACTTAATTTTTTTCCCCGCCGATACCTGGATCGAAGCAATACCCAGAAGATAAAGCACCTGGCCGGTTCCGGAGAGGAAATTACCGTTGCCGGAAAGGTGACAGATATAAACATGGCCGGCTACGGCAAGAAGAAACGCCTCGAAGTTACCATTAATGATGGATCGGGAGATGTAAAAGGAGTTTGGTTCCGGGGAGTCGGATACTTCCGGAAGTATTTTAAGGAAGGGGATTTCGTGGCTTTTTATGGAGCCGCCAAACGCTACGGCCAATCGATCTCCATTGCTCACCCCGAAGTTGATAAAATCTCTTCCGATGATGACCTCGATTCTTTTTCCCGCATCTTTCCCATCTACCCGGGAAGCAAGGCATTAAGCAAAGCCCGCATTACCAGTAAACTGGTTCAAAGCTGGATGGAACAGATTTTGAACAAGGTAACTCCTGACGAATTTTTACCGGAATCACTTATCGCGGAAATGAAGTTCCCACAACGACCGGAGGCTTACCGGATGATCCACTTTCCGGAAACGCATAATGAATACAAGAATGCCTTGAACAGGTTTAAGTTTGAAGAGCTCTTCTTGTTCGAACTGAGCATGGAGAAGATCAACTATACCGTAAAGGAACGGGCAAACGGTCACCTTTTTAATGAAACCGGCACTTACACTTCCCGCTATTTTAATGAACTGCTTCCGTTTGAATTAACAGACGGTCAGAAAACTTCGCTGGCTGAAATTAAGAAGGATGTCCGCTCCGGCAAGCAAATGAACCGATTGATTCAGGGAGATGTGGGAGCCGGCAAAACCATTGTTGCCATTGGCGCCATGCTCATGGCTTTGGACAACGGCTTCCAGGCTGCCTTCCTCGCTCCAACCGAAATCCTTGCCGAACAGCATTACCGCACACTCCGCGAGCACCTTAAAGAATTAGATGTCAACGTGCGCTTGCTCATCGGTTCACAGAAAAAAGCGTTACGAACCGATATCCTCACTGACATTGAGGGCGGAAATTGCAACATCGTTGTAGGAACACATGCCATCATTCAGGAGACGGTTCGCTTTCATAACCTGGGGTTGGCCGTGATTGATGAGCAGCACCGGTTTGGGGTTAAGCAGCGATCGGATCTGCTTAATAAAGGGAGTCACCCACACATGCTGGTAATGAGTGCCACCCCTATCCCCCGTTCTCTTGCCATGACGGTGTATGCGGATTTGGATGTGTCGGTCATTAAAGATTTGCCGGCCGGAAGAAAGCCTATCAAAACCGCCATTCGATCTCATAAAAAAAGAGATGATGTGTACAGCTTTGTTCAACAGGAAGTAGCTGATGGCGGACAAGTATATGTAGTTTATCCGTTGGTGGAAGAATCGGAGGCACTGGACCTGAAAGATGCAACGGCAGGATTTGAAAAACTAAAAAAGCAGTTCCCTGATTTCAATGTCGGGTTGATTCACGGCCGGATGAAAACTGACGAAAAGGATGAAACCATGAAAGCCTTCATCCATAATGAAATTCAGATTCTGGTTTCTACGACCGTGATCGAAGTTGGGGTGGATGTCCCGAATGCCTCAATTATGATAATCGAACATGCCGAACGTTTTGGTCTTTCGCAGCTTCATCAGCTGCGCGGACGCATTGGCCGGGGGGAACGACAAAGCTATTGCATCCTGATGCCGGACGTGAAAGTGAGCAAAGCCGGAGCCTTTCGCCTGAAAACCATGGAAGAAACCAACGATGGCTTTCGCATTGCCGAAGCCGACCTCAAACTTCGCGGCCCCGGCGATTTCCTGGGCACCAAACAAAGCGGCCTCCCCGATTTCAAGTTTGCTGACATTGTAGAAGACCAGTTCCTGCTTGCCCAGGCTAAAGAACAGGCCAAGGAATTACTGGGAAGTGATCCCAACCTAAAAACTCCTGAGAACACAGATCTTGGTAAAGTGTTCGCCCCCTATTTCAAAGAGAAAGTTCAGTTTTATGGGATGGGGTAG
- the rpsL gene encoding 30S ribosomal protein S12 yields MPTIQQLIRKGRKSKVSKTTAPALQNCPQKRGVCTRVYTTTPKKPNSALRKVARVRLTNGIEVSAYIPGEGHNLQEHSIVLIRGGRVKDLPGVRYHIIRGTLDTAGVEGRTQSRSLYGTKKPKG; encoded by the coding sequence GTGCCTACAATACAACAACTCATACGAAAAGGTAGAAAAAGCAAAGTAAGTAAAACAACTGCTCCTGCGCTACAGAATTGTCCGCAGAAGCGTGGTGTTTGTACTCGCGTTTATACAACTACGCCTAAAAAGCCGAACTCGGCATTGCGTAAGGTAGCTCGTGTACGTTTGACTAACGGAATTGAAGTTTCGGCTTACATTCCGGGCGAAGGTCACAACTTACAGGAACACAGTATTGTATTGATCCGTGGCGGTCGTGTAAAAGATTTGCCTGGTGTTCGATACCATATTATTCGTGGAACATTAGATACTGCGGGTGTTGAGGGAAGAACTCAGAGCCGTAGTTTGTATGGCACTAAGAAGCCGAAAGGGTAA
- the rpsG gene encoding 30S ribosomal protein S7 — protein sequence MRRKTAEKRDVQADPIFEDKLVTRFVNNLMRDGKKNVARKIVYQAFEVIEEKTGETGIDVFRNALQNSTPVVEVKSRRVGGATYQVPVEVRQERGTALGMRWLIRAARSRNDKSMSIRLSRELIDASNNEGGAVRKKDETHRMADANKAFAHFRF from the coding sequence ATGCGTAGAAAAACAGCAGAAAAACGAGATGTGCAAGCGGATCCAATCTTTGAGGATAAGCTGGTAACTCGCTTCGTGAACAACCTGATGCGGGACGGTAAGAAAAATGTTGCTCGCAAAATTGTATATCAGGCTTTTGAAGTTATTGAAGAGAAAACAGGCGAAACCGGAATCGATGTATTCCGCAACGCTCTGCAAAATTCAACACCGGTGGTTGAGGTTAAGTCACGCCGTGTTGGTGGTGCTACTTACCAGGTGCCTGTAGAGGTTCGTCAGGAAAGAGGAACGGCTCTTGGAATGAGATGGCTCATTAGAGCAGCACGCTCCAGAAATGATAAGTCGATGTCAATTCGTCTTTCAAGAGAATTGATTGATGCATCAAATAATGAAGGCGGAGCTGTTCGCAAGAAAGATGAAACGCACCGTATGGCAGACGCTAACAAAGCATTTGCTCACTTTAGATTCTAA